Proteins found in one Miscanthus floridulus cultivar M001 chromosome 4, ASM1932011v1, whole genome shotgun sequence genomic segment:
- the LOC136548659 gene encoding uncharacterized protein codes for MKPILHNKEASGRIIKWAVDLDTYTIDFRPRHMIKSQALANFITEWTDMQTLVPVDHPEHWTMYFDGSLNLDGARVGIYFISPSGDKLRYVLRLHFPASNNIAEYEATLRGLCIAVELGVKRLQMYGDSALMINQLNKDWNCTNEKMDAYCAMIRKLEDKFYGIEYHHVV; via the coding sequence ATGAAGCCTATTCTCCACAATAAGGAAGCCAGCggccgcatcatcaaatgggcggtCGATCTCGACACCTATACCATTGATTTTAGGCCCCGCCACATGATCAAGTCGCAAGCACTCGCCAATTTCATCACCGAGTGGACGGATATGCAGACTCTTGTCCCAGTCGATCACCCCGagcactggaccatgtactttgatgggtctctcAACCTCGACGGTGCTAGGGTAGGCATATATTTCATCTCGCCATCAGGGGATAAGCTTCGCTATGTCCTCCGCCTACACTTCCCAGCATCCAACAATATCGCTGAATACGAAGCGACACTTCGTGGTCTCTGTATAGCTgttgagctcggtgttaaacgcCTCCAGATGTACGGCGACTCCGCACTcatgatcaatcagctcaacaaagactggaatTGCACCAACGaaaagatggacgcttactgtgccatgataagaaagttagaagacaagttctatggcatcgaatacCACCACGTGGTCTAG